One genomic window of Boudabousia tangfeifanii includes the following:
- a CDS encoding acetate/propionate family kinase, producing MTAATVLVINSGSSSIKYQLVDPAAGTSLASGLVERIGEETGHIEHKYGETVKEIDGPVPDHGDGLRKVLALFDEVGPKLSEANIVAVGHRVVQGGKYFSGPAIIDEAVEQKIRDLCPLGPLHNPAHLKGIDVARELMSNVPHVAVFDTAFFQGLPDEAATYALNKEVADKYEIRRYGAHGTSHQFVSGAASEFLGRDDLKQIVLHLGNGASASAVVNGKAVDTSMGLTPLEGLVMGGRTGDIDPAAVFHLVREAKMSVEEIDNLFNKQSGLKGLTGDNDMRGVRERAEAGEAQARLALDVYLHRLLKYVGSYTAVMGGLDAITFTAGAGENDSHLRAELVARLAPFGVKLDEEKNNVRSKEAREISTPDSTVRVLVIPTNEELAIARQAMTLV from the coding sequence ATGACTGCAGCAACTGTTCTAGTTATTAACTCTGGTTCCTCCTCCATTAAGTACCAGTTGGTCGATCCCGCAGCTGGCACCTCGCTCGCTTCGGGTTTGGTTGAACGTATTGGGGAAGAAACCGGTCACATTGAGCACAAGTACGGTGAAACCGTAAAGGAAATCGACGGCCCAGTTCCCGATCACGGCGATGGTCTACGCAAGGTCTTGGCCTTGTTTGACGAGGTCGGCCCGAAGCTTTCGGAAGCTAACATCGTCGCTGTCGGCCACCGTGTCGTTCAGGGGGGTAAGTACTTCTCTGGCCCAGCCATTATTGACGAGGCCGTAGAACAGAAGATCCGCGACCTGTGCCCACTTGGCCCACTTCACAACCCTGCTCACCTCAAGGGCATCGATGTGGCCCGCGAGCTCATGTCGAATGTGCCTCACGTAGCTGTTTTCGACACCGCTTTCTTCCAGGGTCTACCTGATGAAGCTGCCACCTACGCCTTGAACAAGGAAGTTGCCGATAAGTACGAGATCCGTCGCTACGGCGCTCACGGCACCTCCCACCAGTTCGTTTCTGGCGCTGCTTCCGAATTCCTTGGTCGCGATGATCTCAAGCAGATCGTTTTGCACCTTGGCAACGGCGCTTCCGCCTCAGCCGTAGTCAATGGCAAGGCCGTTGACACCTCGATGGGCCTGACCCCACTCGAAGGTTTGGTCATGGGTGGCCGTACTGGCGATATCGACCCAGCCGCAGTGTTCCACTTGGTGCGCGAAGCCAAGATGTCGGTCGAAGAAATCGACAACTTGTTCAACAAGCAGTCCGGCCTCAAGGGTTTGACTGGCGACAATGACATGCGTGGCGTTCGTGAACGCGCTGAAGCTGGCGAAGCTCAGGCTCGCCTTGCCTTGGACGTTTACCTCCACCGCTTGCTCAAGTACGTTGGTTCCTACACCGCCGTCATGGGTGGCCTAGACGCCATCACCTTCACTGCAGGTGCCGGCGAGAACGACAGCCACTTGCGTGCCGAGTTGGTCGCCCGCCTCGCTCCATTCGGGGTGAAGTTGGACGAAGAAAAGAACAATGTTCGCTCCAAGGAAGCACGGGAAATCTCCACTCCGGACTCCACTGTCCGCGTCTTGGTTATCCCCACCAACGAAGAATTGGCGATTGCTCGCCAGGCTATGACTTTGGTGTGA
- a CDS encoding TatD family hydrolase: MSKRKPRPWPELSETLAAPVVDNHTHLPLHEGEIPKADGVKLALETQLERAAQVGIERIITCACEVMDFAPMLAMVRKYPQLKVALAIHPNEAALHAGFADPSPDGMTPDLKEHHSMSLESAIHAVCDAAADENVVAIGESGLDYYRTAESGREAQKQSFRAHIELAKALDLPLQIHDRDAHADTIAILKEVGAPEKTVFHCYSGDREMAEVLKENGWYASFAGPITYPANGELRAALGVLPRELVLVETDAPYLTPAPWRGCPNASYVMAHTVRYIAELWSITEESAANQLTNNTNEVYGTW; this comes from the coding sequence ATGAGTAAACGTAAACCTCGTCCTTGGCCAGAACTCTCCGAAACTCTGGCAGCGCCGGTAGTCGATAACCATACCCACTTGCCTCTTCATGAAGGTGAGATCCCTAAAGCGGATGGGGTAAAGCTAGCCTTGGAGACACAGCTAGAACGAGCGGCACAAGTCGGGATTGAACGGATTATTACCTGTGCCTGCGAGGTAATGGATTTTGCTCCGATGCTGGCGATGGTTAGAAAATATCCACAGCTGAAGGTGGCGCTAGCAATTCATCCTAATGAGGCAGCCTTGCACGCTGGGTTTGCGGATCCAAGCCCAGACGGTATGACCCCAGATCTAAAAGAACATCATTCGATGTCGCTTGAAAGTGCGATTCATGCGGTTTGTGATGCTGCTGCAGACGAAAATGTGGTCGCGATCGGGGAAAGCGGCCTCGATTATTACCGTACAGCAGAATCGGGTCGCGAAGCACAAAAGCAATCATTTAGGGCGCATATTGAGTTAGCTAAGGCGTTGGATTTGCCACTACAAATTCATGATCGGGACGCTCATGCGGACACTATTGCTATTTTGAAAGAAGTTGGTGCTCCGGAAAAAACCGTTTTCCATTGTTATTCAGGTGACCGAGAAATGGCAGAGGTGCTGAAAGAAAACGGCTGGTATGCCTCTTTCGCCGGTCCGATTACCTACCCAGCGAATGGAGAATTGCGGGCCGCCCTCGGAGTATTGCCCAGAGAACTAGTGCTAGTGGAAACTGATGCTCCTTACCTAACGCCGGCTCCTTGGCGTGGCTGTCCAAACGCATCTTATGTAATGGCACATACCGTTAGATATATAGCTGAATTGTGGTCGATAACCGAGGAAAGTGCGGCAAATCAACTTACAAACAATACCAATGAGGTGTATGGCACTTGGTAG
- the pta gene encoding phosphate acetyltransferase translates to MTKVQSLSVLTLTPVASRDAIAVGLAELIERQGKEVNLWRTVGKPRPSEVFGDILPVASYAEVLENRDAALEKVVEYSRGLSGFSLALGSNFEGMNGWDEFGFNAEVAANAATPVLLVLSKAAGCPCKSSRAAAASLAQAHATLAGILVVDCPEPAVQAAHLGEKLADLNVPVIAAGQIETAEAAATLRAAFGEHLDRVLNAEVNPITTPLQFQLGLVEQARKQKTTIVLPEPDDDRILRATEQLLAADVANIVLVGEEAQVRARATELGLNIEGAKVVSNHDEELVEKYATEYAKLREKKGMTLEKAREVVQDVSFFGTMMVYFGDADGMVSGAAHTTAHTIVPSFQTIKTKPGTAIVSSVFLMLMPDQVHVYGDCAVNPNPTPEQLADIAISSAQTARDFGIDPKVAMISYSSGDSGSGPDVDAVKEATRLAKEKAPELVLDGPLQFDAAYDPTVAAAKMPNSPVAGQANVYIFPSLSVGNALYKAVQRTSGATAVGPVLQGLKKPVNDLSRGALVEDIVNTVVITAVQAQAHLQ, encoded by the coding sequence ATGACTAAGGTGCAAAGCCTGTCTGTACTAACTCTTACCCCGGTAGCATCGCGTGACGCGATCGCTGTCGGCCTGGCCGAACTAATCGAACGCCAAGGGAAGGAAGTGAATCTCTGGCGCACGGTGGGAAAGCCTCGTCCTAGTGAAGTTTTCGGCGACATTCTCCCAGTAGCTTCTTACGCAGAAGTGCTTGAGAATCGTGATGCTGCTTTGGAAAAGGTAGTTGAATACAGCCGCGGCCTATCCGGTTTCTCTTTGGCTCTAGGTTCCAACTTTGAAGGTATGAATGGTTGGGACGAATTCGGCTTCAATGCCGAGGTTGCCGCTAACGCAGCGACTCCAGTGCTTTTGGTACTTTCTAAGGCTGCTGGTTGCCCTTGCAAGTCCTCGCGCGCAGCTGCCGCTTCCTTAGCTCAGGCTCACGCTACCTTGGCTGGCATTTTGGTAGTTGACTGCCCTGAACCTGCCGTTCAGGCCGCTCATCTTGGAGAAAAACTAGCTGATCTTAATGTGCCAGTAATCGCTGCTGGTCAGATTGAAACCGCCGAGGCCGCTGCCACCTTGCGGGCCGCTTTCGGCGAACACCTCGACCGCGTTTTGAACGCTGAAGTCAACCCAATCACCACCCCACTACAGTTCCAGTTGGGTTTGGTGGAACAGGCTCGCAAGCAAAAGACCACCATCGTTTTGCCAGAACCTGATGACGATCGTATCTTGCGCGCTACCGAACAGCTTTTGGCTGCTGATGTTGCCAACATTGTGTTGGTTGGCGAAGAAGCTCAGGTGCGTGCTCGTGCTACTGAACTTGGCCTCAATATTGAGGGCGCCAAGGTCGTTTCGAACCACGACGAAGAACTCGTGGAAAAGTACGCTACCGAATACGCTAAGCTCCGCGAAAAGAAGGGCATGACCCTAGAAAAGGCTCGCGAAGTTGTCCAGGATGTTTCCTTCTTCGGCACCATGATGGTTTACTTTGGCGATGCTGACGGTATGGTCTCGGGCGCTGCTCACACCACCGCTCACACCATTGTGCCTTCTTTCCAGACCATTAAGACCAAGCCTGGCACTGCCATCGTTTCCTCGGTCTTCTTGATGTTGATGCCAGATCAGGTTCACGTCTACGGTGACTGCGCCGTCAACCCGAACCCAACCCCAGAACAGTTGGCTGACATCGCTATCTCCTCGGCTCAGACCGCTCGTGATTTCGGCATTGATCCGAAGGTAGCCATGATCTCCTACTCCTCCGGCGATTCCGGTTCCGGCCCAGACGTTGATGCGGTTAAGGAAGCAACTCGTTTGGCCAAGGAAAAGGCTCCTGAGCTCGTCCTCGACGGTCCACTCCAGTTCGACGCCGCCTACGACCCAACCGTCGCTGCCGCGAAGATGCCGAACTCCCCTGTGGCTGGTCAGGCCAACGTTTACATCTTCCCCTCCCTGTCCGTGGGTAACGCCCTTTACAAGGCCGTGCAGCGCACCTCGGGCGCTACCGCAGTTGGTCCAGTTCTCCAGGGCTTGAAGAAGCCAGTAAACGACCTTTCGCGTGGCGCTTTGGTTGAAGACATTGTTAACACCGTAGTAATCACTGCGGTCCAGGCACAAGCTCACTTGCAGTGA
- the guaA gene encoding glutamine-hydrolyzing GMP synthase produces MRPVLVVDFGAQYAQLIARRVREAKVYSEIVPHTMPVAKMLEKDPAAIILSGGPSSVYAEGAPSIDAEIFEAGIPVLGICYGFQTMAAALGGKVGRTGTREYGHTDTKVESESCLFAGTPLDQSVWMSHGDAVQAAPEGFQVTASTKETPVAAFEDPARKLYGLQWHPEVKHSPFGQKALENFLYEGAGLEPTWTSGNIIDEQVEKIRAQVGDKQVICALSGGVDSSVAAALVHKAVGDQLTCFFIDHGLLRAGEREQVEQDYASSMGIKVVTIDESKRFLDALAGVSEPEAKRKIIGREFIRSFEAAQRQLLAEAGDNAKDIEFLVQGTLYPDVVESGGGEGTANIKSHHNVGGLPDDLTFELVEPLRDLFKDEVREIGRQLGVPEKIVARQPFPGPGLGIRIIGEVTFDRLETLRAADLIVREELTAAGMDEEIWQCPVVLLADVRSVGVQGDGRTYGHPIVLRPVSSEDAMTADWTRLPYDLLARISNRITNSVEEVNRVVLDCTSKPPGTIEWE; encoded by the coding sequence CTGCGCCCTGTACTTGTAGTTGATTTTGGGGCGCAATACGCCCAGCTGATCGCCCGACGCGTGCGTGAAGCCAAAGTTTATTCAGAGATCGTGCCGCACACCATGCCGGTAGCGAAAATGTTGGAAAAAGATCCAGCGGCAATCATCCTCTCGGGTGGTCCGTCCTCGGTTTATGCCGAAGGCGCTCCCAGCATTGACGCAGAGATTTTCGAGGCCGGAATCCCCGTCCTCGGTATTTGCTACGGTTTCCAGACCATGGCTGCTGCCCTTGGTGGCAAAGTGGGCCGTACCGGTACTCGCGAATACGGGCACACCGACACCAAGGTAGAGAGCGAATCTTGCCTCTTCGCTGGCACTCCGCTAGACCAGTCGGTCTGGATGAGCCACGGTGACGCGGTGCAAGCAGCTCCTGAAGGCTTCCAAGTGACTGCTTCTACCAAGGAAACTCCAGTTGCAGCCTTCGAAGATCCAGCCCGTAAGCTCTATGGTTTGCAATGGCACCCAGAAGTTAAGCACTCACCATTTGGTCAGAAGGCGCTGGAAAACTTCCTTTATGAAGGTGCCGGCCTAGAACCAACTTGGACTAGCGGCAACATCATTGATGAGCAGGTTGAAAAGATTCGTGCCCAGGTCGGAGATAAGCAGGTTATCTGTGCTCTTTCCGGTGGCGTGGACTCCTCAGTCGCCGCAGCGCTGGTTCACAAGGCGGTTGGTGACCAGCTCACTTGTTTCTTTATCGATCACGGTTTGCTCCGTGCCGGTGAACGCGAACAGGTTGAACAGGACTACGCCTCTTCGATGGGCATCAAGGTTGTTACCATTGATGAATCCAAGCGTTTCCTCGACGCCCTAGCTGGGGTGAGCGAACCAGAAGCAAAGCGTAAGATCATCGGTCGTGAATTCATTCGTTCCTTCGAAGCAGCTCAGCGTCAGCTATTGGCCGAGGCCGGGGACAACGCCAAGGACATTGAATTCCTCGTGCAAGGTACTCTTTACCCAGACGTAGTCGAATCCGGTGGTGGTGAAGGCACTGCGAACATTAAATCGCACCACAATGTTGGTGGCTTGCCTGATGACCTCACCTTCGAATTGGTTGAGCCTTTGCGCGACCTCTTTAAGGATGAAGTCCGCGAAATTGGCCGTCAGCTGGGGGTACCGGAAAAGATTGTGGCTCGCCAGCCTTTCCCAGGCCCAGGCTTGGGCATTCGTATCATTGGTGAAGTCACGTTTGATCGTCTTGAAACGTTGCGTGCTGCTGACTTGATTGTTCGTGAAGAACTAACTGCTGCCGGCATGGACGAAGAAATCTGGCAGTGCCCAGTGGTACTTTTGGCCGATGTTCGTTCCGTTGGTGTTCAAGGTGACGGCCGCACTTACGGTCATCCCATCGTCTTGCGCCCAGTTTCTTCCGAGGACGCCATGACCGCTGACTGGACTCGTTTGCCATATGACTTGCTCGCTCGTATTTCAAACCGAATTACCAACTCGGTAGAAGAGGTAAACCGCGTGGTCTTGGATTGCACTTCCAAGCCACCGGGGACCATTGAATGGGAGTGA
- a CDS encoding ubiquitin-like domain-containing protein, with protein sequence MSLSGMEWKKWLPGPQGWQPNPRIVWSVAAVSAAAVIGLSASQISAAHHDVTLEVDGVSRPVSVFGNQVAQALDAAGVELAPHDQVTPALDSRLLTGSRISVSRAKNVSVKVGQNPITLWTTASSSDELLSDLAARGHDTMIAASRGESRPELETLANRKVNATINADGNTTEVVIAPGKKIDEVLASAKIQLSPLDQVDLAKNGSKMTIDVHRVTRGNFTEEAEIPFKTIEKEDPRLWKGEEKVANEGIPGRFSRTIYRETRDGQVVVETEVERHEIAAPVDKMVLKGTKEKAAPPTLDPETGDLLADVPVPESITGTTPASAKLLAKGMVAQQGWSNSEFQCLEKLWTRESNWNYRSLNRSSGAYGIPQSLPGNKMASAGPDWRTNPATQIKWGLGYIKGRYGTPCNALGHSYSHNWY encoded by the coding sequence ATGAGCCTCTCTGGTATGGAGTGGAAAAAATGGTTGCCCGGTCCCCAAGGCTGGCAACCAAATCCACGTATTGTCTGGAGCGTTGCGGCAGTTAGTGCTGCCGCGGTAATTGGTCTTTCGGCCAGCCAGATTTCAGCCGCGCACCATGACGTTACCCTAGAAGTCGACGGCGTTTCCCGTCCAGTCTCAGTTTTTGGTAACCAGGTAGCCCAAGCACTTGACGCTGCCGGAGTGGAACTAGCTCCGCACGATCAAGTTACCCCTGCCTTGGATTCACGTCTGCTAACTGGCTCTCGGATTAGCGTTTCACGCGCCAAGAATGTGTCAGTCAAAGTTGGACAGAACCCAATCACCCTCTGGACTACCGCCTCATCCTCGGACGAGCTTCTTTCCGATCTAGCGGCACGTGGGCATGACACCATGATTGCCGCCTCGCGTGGCGAATCCCGTCCAGAACTAGAAACCTTGGCAAATCGCAAAGTGAATGCCACGATCAACGCCGACGGCAATACCACTGAGGTAGTAATTGCCCCAGGTAAAAAGATCGACGAGGTGCTAGCTAGCGCCAAAATTCAGCTTAGCCCGCTAGACCAAGTCGATCTCGCCAAAAACGGCTCCAAGATGACCATCGACGTCCACCGTGTCACGCGCGGTAACTTTACCGAAGAAGCGGAAATTCCTTTCAAAACCATTGAAAAAGAAGATCCTAGACTTTGGAAGGGCGAAGAAAAAGTTGCCAATGAGGGGATCCCAGGTCGCTTCTCCCGCACCATCTACCGCGAAACCCGTGACGGTCAAGTGGTAGTTGAAACCGAGGTCGAACGCCACGAAATTGCTGCTCCGGTAGACAAAATGGTCTTGAAGGGCACTAAGGAAAAGGCTGCTCCGCCGACTCTCGATCCTGAGACCGGTGACCTACTCGCCGATGTCCCAGTTCCCGAAAGCATTACCGGTACCACTCCCGCGTCCGCCAAACTCTTGGCCAAGGGCATGGTAGCCCAGCAAGGTTGGTCAAACTCCGAATTCCAGTGCCTCGAAAAGCTCTGGACTCGTGAGTCCAACTGGAACTACCGTTCACTCAACCGTTCATCGGGCGCGTACGGGATTCCACAGTCCTTGCCAGGCAACAAGATGGCAAGCGCTGGCCCTGACTGGCGCACCAACCCGGCAACGCAAATCAAGTGGGGCTTGGGATACATCAAGGGACGCTACGGGACCCCGTGTAACGCCCTCGGCCACTCATACTCACACAACTGGTACTAA
- a CDS encoding resuscitation-promoting factor has protein sequence MSEFETPAVPATPENAASDAKATEEKPNRKKGIIIGAAAALLLAVGGGGAVAAASLHHSYKIDYEGKTITSSQWMGTVGDALEANDIKVTDKDTVSPDPGTKMTDNTEITVVKAKPYTVLVDGKPEEIWTTSKSAEDIFKTLESEGKQPQLVATATESAPELPLLDQVGQLDMIIGGQPQTVNLSAGATMADALDTAKVKLEPKDKATLRAENGKLKLQVTQVRTEERTETKPVDFETKEEKDDSLLRGTTKVAQEGKPGERTITIAETKVDGQVTESKEVKNEVTTQPVAKVVKVGTKVPPEPKKTYTAREERSNSKSSNKRSARKQQSSNNESRRAPKAAPAEKATPGSGVWAALARCESGGNPRAVSSNGLYHGLYQFTVSTWRSVGGSGLPSQASPAEQLKRAKILQARSGWGQWPACSRKIGVR, from the coding sequence ATGTCCGAGTTTGAAACTCCTGCGGTACCTGCTACGCCAGAAAATGCCGCATCTGATGCCAAAGCGACCGAAGAAAAGCCAAACCGTAAAAAGGGAATTATCATTGGTGCCGCAGCTGCTTTGTTACTAGCAGTTGGCGGTGGCGGCGCAGTAGCTGCCGCTTCTTTGCATCACTCTTACAAGATTGACTACGAAGGTAAAACTATTACCTCCTCACAGTGGATGGGTACCGTTGGTGATGCGCTTGAAGCCAACGACATCAAAGTGACGGATAAAGACACTGTCAGCCCAGATCCTGGCACCAAAATGACCGACAACACCGAGATCACCGTGGTTAAGGCCAAGCCATACACTGTCTTGGTAGATGGCAAACCGGAAGAAATCTGGACTACCTCAAAGAGCGCTGAAGATATTTTTAAGACTCTTGAATCAGAAGGCAAGCAGCCCCAGTTGGTAGCCACTGCTACCGAGAGTGCTCCTGAATTGCCGCTATTGGATCAGGTTGGCCAGCTCGACATGATTATTGGGGGACAGCCCCAAACCGTGAATCTTTCTGCTGGGGCAACCATGGCAGACGCCCTCGATACTGCCAAGGTAAAGCTAGAGCCAAAAGACAAAGCAACTTTGCGTGCCGAAAATGGCAAACTAAAACTACAAGTAACTCAAGTTCGGACTGAAGAACGTACCGAAACTAAACCAGTCGACTTTGAAACTAAGGAAGAAAAAGACGACTCCTTGCTACGCGGTACCACCAAGGTGGCTCAAGAAGGTAAGCCAGGTGAACGTACTATCACAATCGCGGAAACCAAGGTTGATGGTCAAGTAACCGAAAGTAAAGAAGTTAAGAACGAAGTTACTACCCAGCCAGTCGCTAAGGTTGTCAAGGTGGGTACCAAGGTGCCACCCGAGCCAAAGAAGACTTACACTGCCCGCGAAGAGCGTAGCAATAGCAAATCTTCCAACAAACGTAGCGCTCGCAAGCAGCAGAGCTCTAACAACGAGTCTCGTCGCGCCCCGAAGGCAGCTCCAGCTGAAAAAGCTACCCCAGGATCCGGTGTTTGGGCCGCACTAGCTCGCTGTGAATCTGGCGGCAATCCTCGTGCAGTTTCCAGCAATGGCCTCTACCATGGCTTATATCAGTTCACCGTCTCCACTTGGCGTTCGGTAGGCGGTTCGGGCTTGCCCAGTCAGGCATCCCCAGCTGAACAGTTAAAACGCGCCAAAATTTTGCAGGCCCGCTCCGGATGGGGGCAGTGGCCAGCATGTTCTCGTAAGATCGGAGTTCGATGA
- a CDS encoding NAD(+) synthase: MHFNNIYRHGFVRVAAVTMPLVPAQPSKNAQTIIEIAKELHEKQVALAVFPELCMSGYAIDDLLLQDRLTNSVEDGLAQICAETKDLMPLLVIGAPVLINRRLYNCAVTIHQGEVLGITPKTYLPNYREFYEKRHFTSGHELRGPQYLERFAGTDEVLVGQLIFNCDNLPDFVLFNEICEDMWVPVPPSSAAALHGATILTNMSGSPITVGKSASRHLLCQSQSERCNAAYVYAAAGEGESTTDLSWDGQTMIYESGQLLAQSERFVTGVHYSLADIDVAKIAAEYRRNGSLDDNRRVLADLTSDEAGDNLRLPHSLVNFSLSVPEGEVPFLNPVDRFPFVPNDESQLAQDCYEAYSIQVHGLIKRLKAIGDAKVVIGVSGGLDSTHALIVAARAMDLMGRPRTDILAYTMPGFATSARTKSNAEKLCEGLGVSFETIDIRPAATQMLKDLGHPYHPGVTDDSVYDVTFENVQAGLRTDYLFRLANHLGGIVLGTGDLSELALGWCTYGVGDQMSHYGVNTGVPKTLIQHLIRWVVADRQFNDETNEVLLSILDTEISPELIPAKEGEKPQSTQDKIGPYALQDFNLFYLLRHGFEPSKILFLANSAWNQAEVGDWPRDYPQEDRIAYSPQEVYRWLRLFLWRFFANQFKRSALPNGPKVLAGGALSPRGDWRMPSDVSAHEWVAELDRAATELGLDVN; this comes from the coding sequence ATGCATTTCAACAATATTTATCGTCATGGTTTTGTTCGAGTCGCAGCGGTTACCATGCCTTTGGTGCCTGCTCAGCCAAGCAAAAATGCGCAGACTATTATCGAAATTGCTAAGGAGCTCCATGAAAAACAGGTAGCTTTAGCAGTTTTCCCTGAACTTTGTATGAGTGGCTATGCCATTGACGATTTATTGTTGCAAGATCGCCTAACCAACAGTGTCGAGGACGGTCTAGCGCAGATTTGTGCTGAAACTAAAGATTTAATGCCTCTCCTTGTCATTGGGGCCCCGGTGTTAATCAACCGCCGTTTGTATAACTGTGCGGTGACCATTCACCAAGGTGAAGTTTTGGGGATCACGCCAAAGACTTACCTGCCTAACTATCGAGAATTCTACGAGAAGCGTCATTTTACTTCCGGTCATGAACTTCGCGGGCCACAGTATCTAGAGCGCTTTGCCGGTACTGATGAGGTGCTAGTTGGACAGCTCATTTTCAACTGTGACAACCTGCCTGATTTTGTACTCTTTAACGAAATCTGTGAAGACATGTGGGTACCGGTACCGCCATCGTCTGCGGCAGCTTTACATGGGGCCACCATTTTGACCAATATGTCTGGTTCGCCCATCACCGTGGGCAAGTCGGCCTCGCGTCATTTGCTGTGCCAGTCCCAGTCCGAACGTTGCAATGCGGCCTACGTTTATGCGGCTGCTGGGGAGGGTGAATCTACCACCGACTTGTCGTGGGACGGACAAACCATGATCTACGAAAGTGGACAGTTACTGGCCCAGTCCGAGCGCTTTGTTACCGGTGTGCATTACTCTTTGGCTGATATTGACGTCGCGAAGATTGCTGCCGAATATCGTCGCAATGGTTCCCTCGATGACAATCGCCGAGTCTTGGCCGATTTAACGAGCGATGAGGCGGGCGATAATCTTCGCTTGCCGCACTCCTTGGTCAATTTCTCCCTGTCAGTGCCCGAAGGCGAAGTCCCCTTCCTCAATCCGGTTGATCGATTCCCATTCGTGCCAAATGATGAAAGTCAGCTGGCACAAGATTGCTATGAAGCCTACTCGATTCAAGTCCATGGCCTGATTAAGCGCCTTAAGGCGATTGGGGACGCTAAAGTTGTGATTGGGGTTTCTGGGGGTCTTGATTCTACCCATGCCCTGATTGTGGCTGCGCGCGCGATGGACTTGATGGGTCGTCCTCGGACCGATATTTTGGCATACACCATGCCCGGTTTTGCGACCTCGGCACGAACCAAGTCGAATGCGGAAAAGCTCTGTGAAGGTCTTGGCGTTAGCTTCGAAACGATTGATATTCGTCCCGCAGCTACCCAGATGCTTAAAGACTTGGGGCACCCGTACCATCCGGGGGTAACCGACGACTCGGTCTACGACGTGACCTTTGAAAATGTGCAGGCTGGTTTGCGCACCGACTACCTCTTCCGCTTGGCCAACCACTTGGGTGGCATTGTCTTGGGCACCGGCGACTTGTCCGAACTTGCCTTGGGCTGGTGTACCTATGGGGTGGGCGACCAAATGTCTCACTATGGAGTCAATACTGGCGTGCCCAAGACTCTGATCCAGCATTTGATTCGCTGGGTAGTAGCAGATCGTCAGTTTAACGATGAAACTAACGAAGTTTTGCTCTCCATTTTGGACACCGAGATTTCCCCAGAATTGATTCCCGCAAAGGAAGGCGAAAAGCCGCAATCCACCCAAGACAAGATCGGCCCTTACGCCTTGCAGGATTTCAATCTGTTCTACCTATTACGCCACGGCTTCGAACCTTCCAAGATTCTATTCTTGGCTAACTCTGCATGGAACCAGGCCGAGGTCGGAGATTGGCCACGAGACTACCCGCAGGAAGACCGTATTGCCTATTCTCCGCAAGAGGTTTACCGCTGGTTGCGTTTGTTCCTCTGGCGTTTCTTCGCGAACCAGTTCAAGCGTTCTGCCCTACCTAATGGCCCCAAGGTGCTAGCGGGCGGAGCCTTGAGCCCCCGTGGCGATTGGCGGATGCCTTCTGATGTCTCTGCTCATGAATGGGTAGCAGAACTTGATCGGGCAGCTACCGAGCTAGGCCTTGACGTCAACTAA